A single region of the Mycobacterium avium subsp. avium genome encodes:
- the cysE gene encoding serine O-acetyltransferase, translating into MLAAIRRDIRAARERDPAAPTTLQVIFAYPGVHAIWGHRVNHWLWRRGARLAARICAEITRILTGVEIHPGAVLGPGLFIDHATGVVIGETAEVGEDVTIYHGVTLGGSGRDTGKRHPTIGDRVIIGAGAKVLGAIKIGDDSRIGANAVVVKEVPSSAVVVGVPGQVIARTHPGPGGPDDSLMPDLVGVSLQSLLTRVTKLEAKVDGSQTGRVIRRPEAGVWYGEDFSI; encoded by the coding sequence ATGCTGGCAGCCATCCGTCGTGACATCAGGGCGGCCCGGGAGCGCGATCCGGCCGCTCCGACCACGCTGCAGGTGATCTTCGCCTACCCGGGCGTGCACGCCATCTGGGGTCACCGCGTCAACCACTGGCTGTGGCGGCGCGGCGCCCGGCTGGCCGCGCGGATCTGCGCCGAGATCACCCGGATCCTGACCGGCGTCGAGATCCACCCCGGCGCCGTGCTGGGGCCGGGGCTGTTCATCGATCACGCGACGGGGGTGGTGATCGGGGAAACCGCCGAGGTCGGCGAGGACGTGACCATCTACCACGGTGTCACTCTGGGCGGCAGCGGCCGCGACACCGGCAAGCGTCATCCGACCATCGGCGACCGGGTGATCATCGGGGCCGGGGCAAAAGTCTTGGGCGCCATCAAAATCGGCGACGACAGCCGCATCGGCGCCAACGCCGTGGTGGTCAAGGAGGTGCCCTCCAGCGCTGTGGTGGTGGGCGTGCCCGGGCAGGTCATCGCCCGCACCCATCCCGGCCCCGGCGGTCCGGACGACTCGCTGATGCCCGATCTGGTCGGGGTCAGCCTGCAATCGCTGCTGACCCGGGTGACCAAGCTCGAGGCGAAGGTCGACGGATCACAGACCGGTCGGGTCATCCGTCGGCCCGAAGCGGGCGTCTGGTACGGCGAAGACTTTTCCATCTGA
- the cysK gene encoding cysteine synthase A: MSIAENVTQLIGNTPLVRLNRVTEGAVADVVAKLEFFNPGNSVKDRIGVAMIDAAEQAGLIKPDTIILEPTSGNTGIALALVAAARGYRCVLTMPETMSVERRMLLRALGAEIVLTPGADGMPGAIAKAEELAKSDDRYFVPQQFENPANPAIHRSTTAEEVWRDTDGKVDIFVAGVGTGGTITGVAQVIKERKPSAQFIAVEPAASPVLSGGQKGPHPIQGLGAGFVPPVLAMDLVDEVIAVGNEESIALARRLAAEEGLLVGISSGAALVAALQVARRPENAGKLVVVVLPDFGERYLSTPLFADLAD; encoded by the coding sequence GTCACCGAAGGTGCGGTCGCCGACGTCGTCGCCAAGTTGGAATTCTTCAACCCGGGCAACAGCGTGAAGGACCGTATCGGGGTGGCCATGATCGATGCGGCCGAGCAGGCGGGCCTGATCAAACCGGACACCATCATTCTCGAGCCGACGAGCGGCAACACCGGTATCGCGCTCGCACTGGTGGCCGCGGCGCGCGGCTACCGCTGCGTGCTCACCATGCCGGAGACGATGAGCGTGGAGCGGCGAATGTTGTTGCGCGCCTTGGGCGCCGAGATCGTGCTGACGCCGGGCGCCGACGGCATGCCGGGCGCGATCGCCAAGGCCGAGGAATTGGCCAAGAGCGACGACCGGTATTTCGTGCCGCAGCAGTTCGAGAACCCGGCCAACCCGGCGATTCACCGCAGCACCACCGCGGAGGAAGTGTGGCGCGACACCGACGGCAAGGTCGACATCTTCGTCGCCGGCGTCGGCACCGGCGGCACCATCACCGGTGTCGCCCAAGTCATCAAGGAACGCAAGCCGTCGGCGCAGTTCATCGCCGTGGAGCCGGCCGCGTCGCCGGTGTTGTCCGGCGGCCAGAAGGGGCCGCATCCGATCCAGGGTCTCGGCGCCGGGTTCGTGCCACCGGTGCTTGCCATGGATCTGGTCGACGAGGTCATCGCCGTCGGCAACGAGGAGTCGATCGCGCTGGCCCGCCGGCTGGCCGCCGAGGAGGGGCTGCTGGTCGGCATCTCCTCGGGCGCGGCGCTGGTGGCCGCCCTGCAGGTGGCCCGCCGGCCCGAGAACGCCGGCAAGCTGGTGGTCGTCGTGCTCCCCGACTTCGGTGAGCGGTACCTGAGCACGCCGCTGTTCGCCGACCTGGCCGATTAG